The DNA region cccagtgtctcgtcacttttaccctactcccttatgtgctcgtgtcttacgtaattaattatgttcacctgttccccattgatgtcgTGTCTTTATATTGCCCTCTCATTCTCTGTCATGTGCGCGTTCATTGTCTAAACTTTAGTGTTCATGTCCTCCGTGTTCCTGAAGTCCGTTTCCTACATTAGTGTTATTTTGTTCCAGTGTTTTGTGTTCCATCTCTGTGGTTATTTATCCTCTGTTTTACCCCCACGtgggtttttgtgtttgttttgtaaataaaCCTTCTGTTATTTTCTACAttgtctgcgtttgggttctcccTCTTGTTGGTGTTTACCGCACCGTGACACATACaggcagttcaaagatacatatttgtaacaaaatggtacatattaggaccttttttaaagggtactgccccagtgacagctttgtacctatatttttgacagtgtaagtTAGCAACTAATCTTAGCCTAAGATGGAAAATCTACATCAACCACAGTATACCTTTACTGACCACCTGATGGATATTGCTCACAAAAAATGGCAGGAGCTGGATAAAACGGTcagctttattctgattggctggctttagctatattatattaaaggaatagtctactcattttcaatattaaaatattttattaccttaactaagaagagttgattcatccctctatcatcttagtgcgtgcacgtaagcgttggggcgcgctgcgacacttcgatagcatttagcttagccccattcattcaatggtatcaaacagagataaagttagaagtgaccaaacacatcaacgtttttactatttaagacgagtagttataccagcaagtttggtggtacaaaataaaacgtagcgcttttctaagcggatttaaaagaggaactatattgactggcggaacagcacttttgggagtacttcgactcggcgcattaacactctccctctcccattatgagagtgagaaggggagcggatttttcaggcgagtcgaagtactcccaaaagtgctattacacCATAAAATacagttcctcttttaaatccgcttagaaaagcgctatgttttattttgtaccaccaaacttgctggtataactactcgtcttaaagagtaactaaacccctggtcagagcctgactccacccactgcaatatttgaaaaatgcaagaaaagtgggcagatcccaacggagatagaggtgatgaactaagctcgtaccaagtgtgtggtgagatcgtaacaagggcgtggtgagcttgaatctgcttacgtcacgagttatttcttggacccaacatccaataggaaaattcaactgcagtagccaccgttcaacctgaagagggcagcactcagacgtttttacaccatatattgtagtattgaaacactttatatccaaatgtcaaaaaacttactaaaatcaatgaacagcactaataaagccccattcttacagatcattaactaaaaaaagttggtttagggtttagttactctttaaataggaaaaacgttgatgtgtttggtcacttctaactttatctctgagtggtaccattgaatgaatggggctaagctaaatgctatcgaagtgtcgcagcgcgccccagcgcttacgtgcacgcactaagatgatagagggatgtatcaactcttcttagttaaggtaataacatattttaatattgaaaatgagtagactatttctttaaccaagaaaatgtttatatttgacccaacaatgggttcaaacaacccagcattttgttaaattacaacccaacgggTTGGGATTGTCCCTTTTCGACCCATATTTTGACTGCGTACTGTACGTATAAATGATCAATCttgtaataaataaacactGACTTTAATTTTGCCTGCAGTAGTTGTTTATAACTACCATCTGTTCAGGAACATTAAGTGAAACATCGACTGAAAAGAGAGGTGTCTCATGATATTTTTGACCTATATAGTCTTTCGGATAAAGATTAGACTCATTTACAGCCCTCTCTACCAAAAACACAAACTCattgggctctattttaacgatctgaaacgcaagtgcgaagcgcaacgcgcaagtgagtttgtgggcggatcttgggcgctgttgctattttccgggcgtgagaaataactcttgcgccgggcgcaaatcaataaggggttggtctgaagtaggttcattattcataggtgtggtttgggcgtaacgtcaaataaaccaatcagaacgctagccaacattccctttaaacgcaagggcgcaagttccatggcgggttgctattattatgacggatttaccaggcgcacgccaggagcggttcacagccgaggagatcgacgtccttgtacgggggaatcccacgcttgccagcataaatcgggcacgccgtgtaacgggaggtggatctgcctcaggacttgacgccagcagaggacatcgctgcgtccaccctcaccgctgaaagggtttgggggctttgaaatcggacccaagaaacgcaagcatgggtccaaccccaaagtactcttacaaatcaagttcatatacattaaggtttcttatgaaaacattttaactattatttacataaaataaacgtaatacagccacacaacaaacttatgaaaatattttaatcgttatttgcattagaataaataaaaactatcaccacaatgctcaccactatgattccccttatctcgtgtattaatatttttaagtgtaacaatttatgatttgcaaaaataactgttgcatctgtgtagattagataagcaaagtgtatgcgcgttgtgcacgctatacattatggtcaagcatgcgcccttaaaatagcataatgaaccacgcgcaacgcgccactgactttagactagttttttttggttagtagcgcaattgttttttgaaactgcaaaatagcataagagatggtttgcgccgcaacacgcctcctttttgcgctgaaccgcccagggagcgcaagttcattccctagtttgctgacgtgcatctgtggagggaaaaaccccgctgtgcgccggcgcaaaatacgaatgatacatgcgtcactgacacagtcaattgcgctgggtgcaagatagggcccattaaCTTATTTGTGATATCATCTTGCTCCAATACAGAATTACCAGCAGGTAATTGCCTACTTTTATAAACTGGTTAAAAGTACTAGCATCACATCTGAcagaaaacaacaataaaataaatctataaaatgctgtgttattttcaacccagcttgAAGTCAAAAATAGATTAacttatgctgggttgttttaacaccTTGTTggttcaaatataaacattttataagTTTGTACCTTTCCGACCCaaagctgggttgaaaatatcctagcatgttttatgtatttatgtatataaaatatattaccTACACACATAAGCCTTATTTCAATAGTTTTCATGATGCATGcattaaaaatttgtgtttttggggtgtgtcctttaaatgcaaacaaGCTGATCACTGcatgcactaaatggcagtgtagtggttggatagtgcagtaTTATCCccctctgacatcacaaggggagacaaatttcaatgaactattttttcacatgcttgcagagagtggtttacaaaactaagttactgggttgatctttttcacattttctagattgatagaagccctggggacccaattatagcacttaaacatggaaaactATCCAAATCCAAATAGTGAACATGAAGAAGTGGCTATTATGAGTAATTCAAAACACGACATACTAAATATCCGCAAGTGGAAAAACACACTACTCACTATGACACAATGCTTACAATGATGAATGTGATTTAAATGTGATAAAACTATACTATGATGCATTCGCAGCAGACATTTGTCACATAACTGTGTTTTCCAGCACTGGTAACATGTGAATGACAGCATGTTTAAGAAGACTCACGGCTGGATCGGCAGGGGTCACTGTGTGTGCTATCGTTTGATTGGTTGCTGGAGACAGAAGACACACTGGCACTGCGGACGAAGCCAAAGGCAGCCAGTTGGGCAGGAGGCAGATGTGAGAACCCCGGTGGACGCAGTCCAGACTGACCCGGTTTGGGGATTAAAAATTTGGGGGGCACACTTGATGCCATTCTCTTCTGATCCACTGTTAAACAGCAGACAAGTCTTATTATTACTGTGATCAAATTAATTTCTTCATAAACAGCCTAATGTGACTGCCTTACAGTTTTGTTTAGTCTGtaataatgaatgaaaacaTCTGAAATATTGCATTCAACATGTTGAaattatgaaatcaacacagcGCAATAAATTCATAACTAGTGAAGGACAACTGTAGCTCAACTGCAGCAAGAGGTCATGGCTTTGAAACCTTCATACTTTGTCATGCAAGTCGCTTTGGTTaaaataatctaattatgagatctggagcattaaagtttgattttaatcattaatttcagattgattttaatctttgacatggtctTACTCAGTTACTAAATAAATCAGGGTTGAAATAAATTGAAGCCAACCGTTTGAACCCATTGGGTTTTGAagttcaaagggctctaaatgatcccaaccgaggcattaGGGTCAAATGATCTTCATTTTTACCAACAAAAaaagagaattttttttaaccacaacttctcatcttgcaatAACCCTAGGATGCGCATCTGCAACCTTATGTAATCATGTCGAAGAGTCATGCAAGACGTATGCGAAATGCACACGtatggaccattttaaacaataaactaacacaaagacattattttggagctgtttacacttggtattaagatgtgttttcatcgatcggatcacaaatggacgagagagacacatcacgtttacacctggtatttaaatccgtctcttttgtccactttcgactgcttctgtcctgaatactgtgagggggtggtctgtgagaccgtgggcgagtctctctgctgtcattcaaacggagcgggagtaattatgagtttatatggacgcaaactaatattatgtcagagtccgctgcttgtttagcaagtaaacatgctgcacagagttttgtacgtgtgtatgtaagaactttctctgaattttcagcgcaattgatgaaataggatcgcgcaactttcacacgctttcaaaacgaaaatATGGCGATTAGCCGCTTTAGTTGTATCAATAAAAAGGCTAataatagcgctgttcaccgtatgttcacgccagaagtcaaataagacgtaaaacttgtgtttaatacctcagattagataaatgggcggagagaaggcggtcgcgtgtggctgttcaaacacattcaaccacatatgcgttccgcaactccaaagcgatccgatcgaaagtggtttcgactacctctggatgtggttgaaagtggttgaaagtggacgagctcaaaaagttttgaacaccgtttacacctggcattaacttcgtccacttgtgatccgatcgacgaaaacgcatgttaatgccaagtgtaaacagcctcttagtgTCATTTCACATACAACAACTTCTGAACGGTCCTccttctccacacttgtaaacactgcaGCGTTAGTTTTCCATACGTCATGTGTGACCTTTCGAATGCGGACACGCATCCTAGAGTTAATGcaaaacgagaagttgtgtttttttcaaaaatgaagCTTCACTAGACCCTTATGCATCGATTGGGATCATTTCGAGGCTTTTGAAGCTGCACTGAACCTGGAATTTGGACCTTCAAACCCTTGGAATTAATTGAAGTCCActaaatggagaaaaatcctggaatgttttcctcaaaaaataaacataatttcttttcaACTATATAAAGACTTAAACATCTTTGATGACATGTGGGTGAGTAAAATATCAGGAAATTTTCTTATGAAGGTGGAGCAATCCTTTAAAGTTTAGTGCTGACCTGTGGGTTCCTGTTGAGTGTTTGGAGCCGGACCAGCTGTAGCCGCATAGCTCAGGGGTGATGCTGACCTTTGGCCTTGTGAAACCACCCTGCTCTTAGCAGCAGGCTGTCTCGTGACAGCACCAAGGCCAAGCTGAGGCCTTAATGCTCTGGGAAAGCGGAAAACACCCGCAACATCATGGGAACTCAGCGGCACCCCTTTACTACCCTGAAACAGTAAGAAGCATCTCTTGAGGTCTTTGTTACCACATATTCAATAGTGGGAATCAATAATGCTTTAAGAAAACTATGTAGTCAAAAATCTAAAACACTAGTGTCCCACCTCGTGTAAGTATTCATCTTGCAGCTCTCTATGGAAACTCTCTGATTTGCCCACCATTTTGTGTGGAACGTTCTGATTAAGTGGCCTGATTCCAGATACTCCTGGAGGGGAGTAATTCCCTGACCTCTGTATGTTCTGCTGATACTTATCATAAAGAATATTAGATGAACTCAACACAGGTGAACCTCTGGACCCCTCAGTCTTGAGGTCTTTGGGGGCTGGAGAGCTGACATATGGTGTAAGTCTGGGCGGTAGTGTCGATACTTCGTAGGGGCCCTCGGAAGCTGGCTTTGCCTGAGGGCTCTTGCGGACAGAGGTGATGATTTTTGGTCTGACGTTTTTGGGTTTCTGTGCTGGAGAGGACTTCTTAGGTTCAGACTCATGTTGAGGATGTTGAGGAAGGAAAGGTTTTGGAATACTACTACTGCTGAGAAAGCTTTTACTTGCTTGCCTCAGACCACTGGTGCCCTTCTGTGGAGTTTCACTACGTTCTTGACTTGCCTCTTTTGTGCTGATAACTCTGGCTGGTGATGAAGGTGGTTGTTTTCTAGGTGAACCGGAAGTTTTAGGGGATTGAGGTGCATCATGGCGAGACGGGCTACCCCAAGGTTTTCTCCTTTCCAAACTCGATGTACTAGAACTTCGTGCTTTTTCAAAAGATGCTTGCTTCTTGTACGGTTGTGGTTCAGGACAACTAGAGTGGACGGATGAACCTGTTAAGTTTGGTTTTGATTGATTAAGATTCAAGTCAGGAGATTCCTCCTCGTAAGATTTAAGTTTATTCTTCAAATCACTAATGGAATGCTGGGAAAACTTTCTTGCAGGCTGTCTGTTATCTTGGATGAAAGGTTGACCAGATTTAGTAGTATATATTTCTTTCTGTGGATCTGTGTCTTGTGCCATAACAAGAATTTCAGATTCTTCTGCCTTGTCCTGACCTGCACTTCCTGATTCATTAGGGACCTCGTTGGCCCTTACAATGCTACAATCACTCAATCTATTTGTCAGCGGACCTGAGCTCTCATCTGTTTCAAAGTGTGTAGCTGGTTGGTTTACTTGTGCTTCTAAAAGAGGTTCCTCTGGAAAAGTGGTAGAGTTAAgattgagatcaacacttacaatgtgtgttgtgtttttttctctttgatGATGCTTGTCCTCTGTGTGTTGAAAGATTCGACTTTTATCTGATATGGTTAGACAACAAGACTGGGAGGCAAGAGTAAGGTCCTCAGAGAGAGTTCGGTAGGGACCTAAAGAAGCATGGCATGAATTAGAGCTGTGAGATCGACTGACATGGTCAAGGGCACTAGCAAAACTGTCTCCAAGACTAGACATTGTGGAGAAGCAAGACTCAAAAACATCATTCTCAAAGCTAACCTCTGTCTTAACTATGCTGGCCACCTTTTCTTTGCTCGTAGACTGAAAGCAAACAGTGGAATCTTGCTCTATTGAAGTTAGCAAGGAGGACATACATTTATCTATAGCAGGCTTTTTAGGAATAGTGTTCTCGTCCCTTAGTTCCTGACTTTCCAGCATCTCAAACTCAGCAAGCTCTGGGTCTTCACATGGGGAATCAGTGCTCTGGATTATCATCTTCACCTGTTCTTCAGTGTGAAACACCAAAGAGGACATTGTGCCATTGACCTCCAAAGTCCCTTCATCCCTTTTTTGGATTTCATTAGCATTGGCATCTCCATCCAAGGATTTTTCAGCATGTCTGTTGTTGTTCCTGACTTCCCCACAGCATTCTTCATTGCTGGTCCCAAAAGGTCTGACATTTTCATCATTCACACTCATCTTTCCAGAGGGTTCTGTGTTCCTAAGCTCTTGTGTTTAGTCTTGTTGATCCTCCTTTGAGGTCTGGACCCATTTCAGCTTTTAAGCTTAAAGCTAAAGTAAGTATTGGCATCTTTCACAATGGCGGTAGAGATACAGTATTGATCTTCAGTTGACATCAGTGGTTGTCTTTAACCTGTCAAAGTGAAAAAGTAACATCAACAACTGACTTAGAAATGTATTGGTGTAACCAGGTAGTCTTGAAATATTCAATATTTCATGTTTAAAGCATTAAACAGATTTTAGAGTGTATGTTCTGACCAAGGTCAGAAATGAATCAGGTAAACATTGACACAATTCTCCAAATACAAGAAGTTGTAGCAAAAGGCCTTAAAAGTTAATAGTTTATCAGATTTTTACTCGACAAGGCAGAATAATATGGATATGGACTGTATACATCAACATCAGGTTCAAAGGAAAATGCTATTAAGGTACAGTAAGACAAAAAGTCAATAAACAAATGTTATTGACTTAATAGCAATGTGCTGTGGAATATGTGCCGAATATGTCCAGTTGGATATTTGTCTTTCTGGCTGGGTTTGGGTCCAGCTTTCAAATAATAGACGCTTGGGTCTTTGGCTCTTTGGGTCCGGGTACAAATTTTTTGACCCGTGAAGATCTCTACAAGGAATGCCATTGCTTCCACTGAGAAACCAcaggtgaattttttttaacaaaaattaGATTTATAGTTCCACCTTTGAAAAGTTCCacatttaatgtaaaaatatataaaaaaggatTTCTACTTGTATACATGCAAATAATTAGTAATCTTTAGTAATCTTAATTTGACACAAAAGCCAAACAACTGAAAGTCAAAAAGTgactgtataatacaatttcaaaACATAATTCAGACATTTACAGCACAATTCACATTCCCAAAATCAGATTAGTAATTTCAAAATGCAGTTCATTAACACATAAGCAAAAGAACAATTATTTCCTCAAATCCTCACATAATCttacctaattacattaaaatgttttcataaataTCTATATATCGTGTTCTTGAATTAATCATCATCACACATTTATAAATGTGTCACATTTATGTATGGTCCTTGAATCTGCATTTCCAAATCCAAATGGATTGCTTTGAATTTAAGAAGGCCAACGATGCAGTCTTTTGCACAGTCTGAGATTTaaaacacagagaaagataTTCTTAGCAAGATTACATCAACCAGTAAGTGAAGTTTACAGTCTGTATCTTAtcttaatgtaatgttttacgtctttttgaAGACAGAATTTTTCATGCCGCTTTTCAAGTGGCAAGCCGCTTCGGGCTTGCGGTGATCACTGCCCAGACCTAAAGGTTACATACATTGAGGGCTTCCCTGGCTGGGGAACGACCCACCGAGGCCCCTCAATTCGTTGGTGTATGTGGCTTTGGGTTACCCTGCTGGCTGTATCTGTATGTGGCTGCTGACTCCTTCGGACTGTCAGACTCGGCTATGTGATTATGTTTGCCTGGTGCCTGACCAAGTTCAAGGGCATCTAGTTCACTGCAGTGAAACATGCAGATGCTCACACACTGGTTTTGTTGACACACGGTCATACCTGTGATAGTCTTCCTAAGAGTGATATTTAAAAAAGCTGATGTAGGCTAACATTAACTTTGTAACACTGCAAAAGATTTTGATTCTACAAcccaaaaaaaagtaaattataaATCAAGATCATTTACTTACTGGTTATGTAATCTGCACAAAAAAGTGCATCTTGAGTTAAGTAAGGGGAATTATGATTGGTGGATTTAAAGCTCAATACGATTGGCTAAGCAAGACATTCCCCAAAAAGATTTGTATGAAACACGACCTGGCCGGAAGGTCTTAAATATCCCACACACAAATTCAAAGCAAACCACATGTGTGATTCAACAATCCAtacaacatttataaatgtgtgATGATACTGTAATTATGTTATAATTGTGTGATGGTTTAGAATTATGACCACCCTTCTTTTGAGTCGTTCTGTGGTTCATGCAATACCAAAGTGTGCTTTTTGTAAACACAAGATAAGCCTTTAACTTTGatgataaacaaaaaataagcaAAGACTGCACTGCAAGGGTAAAAGTATTTTTCATTCAACGGTGAAAAGACTCCCAGACATATTGCAGAGGTAATGCTTCCTTTAAATGTGATTT from Paramisgurnus dabryanus chromosome 8, PD_genome_1.1, whole genome shotgun sequence includes:
- the mtus2b gene encoding microtubule-associated tumor suppressor candidate 2 isoform X2, whose amino-acid sequence is MSVNDENVRPFGTSNEECCGEVRNNNRHAEKSLDGDANANEIQKRDEGTLEVNGTMSSLVFHTEEQVKMIIQSTDSPCEDPELAEFEMLESQELRDENTIPKKPAIDKCMSSLLTSIEQDSTVCFQSTSKEKVASIVKTEVSFENDVFESCFSTMSSLGDSFASALDHVSRSHSSNSCHASLGPYRTLSEDLTLASQSCCLTISDKSRIFQHTEDKHHQREKNTTHIVSVDLNLNSTTFPEEPLLEAQVNQPATHFETDESSGPLTNRLSDCSIVRANEVPNESGSAGQDKAEESEILVMAQDTDPQKEIYTTKSGQPFIQDNRQPARKFSQHSISDLKNKLKSYEEESPDLNLNQSKPNLTGSSVHSSCPEPQPYKKQASFEKARSSSTSSLERRKPWGSPSRHDAPQSPKTSGSPRKQPPSSPARVISTKEASQERSETPQKGTSGLRQASKSFLSSSSIPKPFLPQHPQHESEPKKSSPAQKPKNVRPKIITSVRKSPQAKPASEGPYEVSTLPPRLTPYVSSPAPKDLKTEGSRGSPVLSSSNILYDKYQQNIQRSGNYSPPGVSGIRPLNQNVPHKMVGKSESFHRELQDEYLHEGSKGVPLSSHDVAGVFRFPRALRPQLGLGAVTRQPAAKSRVVSQGQRSASPLSYAATAGPAPNTQQEPTGPNSASEETLLCRAPLPSAESSSSRSPHRGSPPPLTRRSLLPPPRGSPVASRKEFQRDEIIRPIVSSPKRFAVVSPKPQSPVRQKSCVARLGGRVEGVDAERERLMVQKLRERCIDQAQKLITLQDELRRSSRCLDVFVITTQHFCRKSESAAVKERELSLQLARIRDEVEVSVQRWECLQGEKVQLEQSFERELKGLQEEQQKDLKALQERLVEEHRSEIQRLQQQQKNRLELLLTQHQEQVEEMSESHETALKEMEVTHIAALATLQEEHNRTVKNLRMAHEQQKKSMEEEFEKLRLSLQDQVDTLTFQNRSLRDRAKRFEEALRRSTDEQIVDALAPYQHIEEDLKSLKEVLEMKNQQIHEQELKISELEKMAQKNVLLEERIQVLQQQNEDLKDRIDRNLAMSRQLSEENANLQVYVEKESNEKKRLSRTNEELMWRLQTGELSPRMSPTQSPLHRPASSPPSPSRIQTFPR
- the mtus2b gene encoding microtubule-associated tumor suppressor candidate 2 isoform X1 — translated: MSVNDENVRPFGTSNEECCGEVRNNNRHAEKSLDGDANANEIQKRDEGTLEVNGTMSSLVFHTEEQVKMIIQSTDSPCEDPELAEFEMLESQELRDENTIPKKPAIDKCMSSLLTSIEQDSTVCFQSTSKEKVASIVKTEVSFENDVFESCFSTMSSLGDSFASALDHVSRSHSSNSCHASLGPYRTLSEDLTLASQSCCLTISDKSRIFQHTEDKHHQREKNTTHIVSVDLNLNSTTFPEEPLLEAQVNQPATHFETDESSGPLTNRLSDCSIVRANEVPNESGSAGQDKAEESEILVMAQDTDPQKEIYTTKSGQPFIQDNRQPARKFSQHSISDLKNKLKSYEEESPDLNLNQSKPNLTGSSVHSSCPEPQPYKKQASFEKARSSSTSSLERRKPWGSPSRHDAPQSPKTSGSPRKQPPSSPARVISTKEASQERSETPQKGTSGLRQASKSFLSSSSIPKPFLPQHPQHESEPKKSSPAQKPKNVRPKIITSVRKSPQAKPASEGPYEVSTLPPRLTPYVSSPAPKDLKTEGSRGSPVLSSSNILYDKYQQNIQRSGNYSPPGVSGIRPLNQNVPHKMVGKSESFHRELQDEYLHEGSKGVPLSSHDVAGVFRFPRALRPQLGLGAVTRQPAAKSRVVSQGQRSASPLSYAATAGPAPNTQQEPTVDQKRMASSVPPKFLIPKPGQSGLRPPGFSHLPPAQLAAFGFVRSASVSSVSSNQSNDSTHSDPCRSSRPNSASEETLLCRAPLPSAESSSSRSPHRGSPPPLTRRSLLPPPRGSPVASRKEFQRDEIIRPIVSSPKRFAVVSPKPQSPVRQKSCVARLGGRVEGVDAERERLMVQKLRERCIDQAQKLITLQDELRRSSRCLDVFVITTQHFCRKSESAAVKERELSLQLARIRDEVEVSVQRWECLQGEKVQLEQSFERELKGLQEEQQKDLKALQERLVEEHRSEIQRLQQQQKNRLELLLTQHQEQVEEMSESHETALKEMEVTHIAALATLQEEHNRTVKNLRMAHEQQKKSMEEEFEKLRLSLQDQVDTLTFQNRSLRDRAKRFEEALRRSTDEQIVDALAPYQHIEEDLKSLKEVLEMKNQQIHEQELKISELEKMAQKNVLLEERIQVLQQQNEDLKDRIDRNLAMSRQLSEENANLQVYVEKESNEKKRLSRTNEELMWRLQTGELSPRMSPTQSPLHRPASSPPSPSRIQTFPR